CCCGGCCTTCCTGGAGGGGATCCTGGGCCTCATCGACCGAACGGAGCTGAACGCGCTGGTGGTGGACGTCAAGGACGATTCCGGCCGCGTCACCATCGCAACCGATGAGGCCACAGCGGTGGCGGCGGGCGCGGTTGTGCCCTTCCTGCCCGATCCGCGGGCGTTCACCGACGGCCTCCACGCGCGGGGCATCTACGCGATCGCCCGCATCGTGGTGTTCAAGGACCCCATCGTCGCGCCCGCACATCCGGACTGGGCCGTGCACCACGCCTCGGGCGGCATCTGGCGCGACTGGAACGGCGTCGCCTGGCTCAACCCTTACAGCCGGGAGGCGTGGGACTACGTGATCCGGGTCGCCCGCGCCGCAGCCGAGGCCGGATTCGACGAGATCCAGTTCGACTACGTGCGCTTCCCCACCGACGGCGACCTCTCCGCGACGCGCTACCCCGGTGCGGACGGCCGTCCCTATGAGCAGGTGGTGGCCGACTTCCTGGCCCACGCCCGGGCGGAGCTGGCGCCGCTGGGGGTCCTGGTGAGTGCCGACGTCTTCGGCCTCGTCACCAGCGCCCGGGACGACATGGGCATCGGCCAGCGGCTGGAGGAGAGCGCCGGCGCCGTGGACTACCTGTCGCCCATGCTCTACCCGAGCCACTATGAGCGGGGCAACCTCGGCCTGCCCAATCCCAATGCCATGCCGTACGAGACCGTCTTCCGCTCGCTGGAAGACGCCCGGGAGCGCATCGCCGCAGCAGGCCTGAGCGAGCGGACGGCCGTCCGCCCCTGGCTGCAGGACTTCTCCCTGGGCCACACGTACGGCCCTGCGGAGGTGCGGGCGCAGATTCAGGCGACGTATGACGCGGGGTACTCCAGCTGGCTGCTCTGGAACGCCGCCAACGTCTACACCGAGGCTGCGCTGGTTGCAGGCGACACCGCCTCGCCGTGCTGCCTGCCGGCCGCCGAGGTGGGCGCCGGTGTGACGGTGCACCTGGATGGCCGTCAGCTGACCTTCGACGACGTGGAGCCGTTCATCGCCCGCAGCACCGGGCAGGTGCTCGTTCCGGTGCGGGCGCTGGCCACTGCGCTGGGCGGGACCGTGGAGTGGGAGGCGGCGTCGCGCACCGCCCGCATCACGCTCGGCAAGCGGACGATCGCCGTGACGGTGGGATCGGCGGGGGCGCTGGTGGACGGTCGGCCGGTGGACCTCACGCAGCCGGCGGTGCTCTGGCAGGGTCGGACCCTGGTGCCGCTGCGGTTCGTGGTCGAGGGGCTCGGTGCCCGGGTGGACTGGGACGGCGCCGCACACCGGGTGCTGATGAC
This genomic stretch from Symbiobacterium terraclitae harbors:
- a CDS encoding putative glycoside hydrolase, which codes for MKRHRFARSLAGAVLCSLLAFKLDPGVVSASPAPSQPAASPSTTAPTAPPAPTPPDGAPKAPVIPSAAEVKGVYLTAWNAANPAFLEGILGLIDRTELNALVVDVKDDSGRVTIATDEATAVAAGAVVPFLPDPRAFTDGLHARGIYAIARIVVFKDPIVAPAHPDWAVHHASGGIWRDWNGVAWLNPYSREAWDYVIRVARAAAEAGFDEIQFDYVRFPTDGDLSATRYPGADGRPYEQVVADFLAHARAELAPLGVLVSADVFGLVTSARDDMGIGQRLEESAGAVDYLSPMLYPSHYERGNLGLPNPNAMPYETVFRSLEDARERIAAAGLSERTAVRPWLQDFSLGHTYGPAEVRAQIQATYDAGYSSWLLWNAANVYTEAALVAGDTASPCCLPAAEVGAGVTVHLDGRQLTFDDVEPFIARSTGQVLVPVRALATALGGTVEWEAASRTARITLGKRTIAVTVGSAGALVDGRPVDLTQPAVLWQGRTLVPLRFVVEGLGARVDWDGAAHRVLMTSR